CCGCGTCAAATTCTTCAAATGCGTTAGATGGCAGCTTGAAGAAACCATGGATCCCATTGACTGCCCTTATCATTACTTCTGCGACAGCAATTACCCTGGCAACTATCCACCTGCTGTGGACATACTAGTATTTCTCTTCACACTAGCCTCATACTTGACAACCCTGGTCATTATGGTAATGGACATATCAAGAAGAGGGCAGCCTTCCCTTGGTCAATCAAAGAGATACCTACTACCATCTGGTCCAGTTTCCCTCCCAGTAATCCTCTTGACACTGGCGAAAGGCCACCGAATCGACGCCGTGTTTCCTCTCTCGAGCGTTGGCCCTGCAATCCTCCAATTGGTTCACATTTCTGCTCTGACCTTCGACCATGGGGCTAACAAAGACCTCAAATATGCTTTCTTTGAGGCATCAACAATTTCTGGAATTTTACATGCAAGCCTATACCTGGACTCCATTCTCCTACCTTACTATACAGGTTTTGATGCCCTAGTGACGTCAACCTTTTCAGGTGAGTGTGCATCTTGTGTGTGTAGGAATGATGTTTTGATTGTTGGAGGGTTGTTAGTGTCCTACAGAGGGTGGTCACTGACCACATTTTCAGTTGTGGGTGTTCTATGTTTAAGGATGGTCTGCAGACTTTGTGGAGAGAAAACAGCCAATATTATACTAATTAGGCCGTGGCTGGAAAGTGTAGCTTGGATCTTGATATTGATGGACAGTGTTCATCTAGTGACAAACTCCCCACCAGAAAGACCAACTTTGAGACTTGCTGCTTTTGGAGGTATATTCGTTTTGATTTGCCTTCATGTACTCAAAAGGGCATGCACCCTCATGATAGAATGGAATACCAAGTGGAAGGAGTAAAGTCTCATTTGCACCTCAAAGAGGATATACAAGGGCAATTATCAGGAGAcacaaatttcaaatgaattagAGATTTTAACGAGGAGACAAAACAACGAGTTCCatgtgtaaaataaatttttttaatgattgcCAAATACACAAATGGCCAAAACTGATCATCTAAAGGTATCAATTATCATTAAATAGAAAAGCTGCGTCAGTCCGAATATTGAGAGTGACGAGTATAACTTTCAACCTCTTGTCACGTACCACCCCCTCCACCTTAAAATGCTCTTCTATTCCACTCCGAAGGAGGATGATAGACGTATTCCAAAGCAAGTCACAAGAAAAATCTCCTTCGGCTTGTGTCCATTTCCGGCTAACATTCAAATTGGGGAAGGAAACAAATAGAAGTATCAGAGGCATgagcaattttctttttctttatttattttttcctaagaACAAAATTAAGAGATGGCATCATATCGAAAGAGCAGCTTGATTTGGTTTGTAAGTGAAATACCTTGTGAACCCACTCATATTCCCCGCCTTTGGTATCAAACGTGCCATTCTGCAGGCTGATCAACTTCAGTGTAAAACGAGGGCCGCACTCCTGCGTGTTTATCATGTTACCATACATTTAGTAGCTGATGCAGACctcaattgataaaaaaatatagcccCATACAATTGATTCTAAACTTAAAATGAATGCATCGGAATTGTTAATGTAGGTCCAGAGAAGTACGAGGTATGCACAGGGTGGCCATAGGAGTTcataattcaattttatttcataaaactttAGCAACTTGAAATCTGGAGGTGATTTACTGATTTCAATGCGGACTTGATATCTTCTAAGTTCTAACAGgcaacaagtttttttttttgaacttatcTACTTTACAGTCCATATATTCTATCATTGATGTAAATGTAGCAAAGGAAGCATTTACATATACATTTTCCTGCTCTTGTTTGCCCTTTTTTTATGGGCAACTGAAGATTTATATCATACTAAGATTTAGgacaaaaaaagagaataaaccATTTAAATCCAACTTAATATCTAATCACATTCAAACATCTACCAAAACAAGGGAAATCCCCTCTTAAACTTCAAAGCCAATCTTTGGAAAGGGAAGGGGGATCTCTTTTACAAAAAAACGATTCTTCCGTCTAGTCTCTTGCTCCTTATCTCAGACAGCACAACGCGTAAGGAAAGTGTTGTTAGGCCGGAGTTCTTTTTCTTCAGGGGTCGAGCAGCATTTGGTGATTTCATTATCTAGGCAACCTGATTAAGCTATGTATACAATCAAAACTCATTGTATCCAGTACCTAGGAAACAATACATCCCAATCCCTTCCCTGACTTCCATCTATTGTAATGATCAGACTCTAGGTATACAAGGGGCCAAGAGGGTAATATAGGCGTTTACATTGATAGAGTGGGTGGTCATGACCCAGCCCTTTAGAGGTCTaacccaaaatttaaaaaataaagcccAAAGACCAACTCATGTAAGGCCCAAGCCTGCCCGTGTGGAAGAGACAAACCGTGCCTTTTGACCAATGCCTGAAACCCTCCTCTTATTTTCCCCATTCAACTCTtcgtctctctcatctctgcggTGTGCAAAATATGCCTCCCTCTCTCCCGGACACCTTCCTCTCTCCCGGACACCTTCCTCTCTCCCacattgtttctctctcttgcAGCAACGCCACTGCAGCCACCATGACCCAGCAACAGCATTTTTCCCTCTCCCAGTCTGTTTCCTCTCTCTATCCCATGTCCAGTTTCTATgcatctctgtctctctctctctctataagaGCTCCACACCGCTGACACCACAAAGCCCTGCCACACCACCGCATACCACTCCACTTCGTTTCAGCCCTGCCACACAATGCCGCCAAAGGTGACTtgctccctccctccctcttcctTAGTCTCTTCCCTTCTCCGTGTTCTATCTCTAAGTTTCCCTCTGTATTGTTGTTGCTCTATTTCTCTCACATGCTCATCTGCTTCCCACTGTCGTTCTGCTCCACCACCCACTAAACTCAAATTTTGTTGCCAACAAAGAATGTGTAAATCACTTAAACCATCATATTGCAGGTTTGATGATTTGATGTTAAAGTCCGGTTGGGAATTGGTAATTTGGTGGCTATGTCAATCTATATGTTAATTTCCTGAAGGTGGGTTCGGTTGTATCACAGCAAAAGGGGTGAAAATAGGTTTAATATCAGTGAAAACTGGTCAATTAGGTCTTGGGTTGATGGCTAATAGAGATGTAACGGGGTACTTTTATGCAAGTAGTTAAATTGTCTAAAACAAGAGTTTTTGGTTGAAACATATTGATGATATGTGGTTAGACTTGATTAAATGGGTCAACACGTTAGGTAGTGGGTGTTTACgaaatatttgaatatatgtATTCATAGTTGGAGTAGTTTAGCCAGTTATAGACAAATTTTTGGAAGTTCTTTTGGGTTGGCTTGAAGTTGGGTAGTAAACGGGTTAGAAGAATTGGCATTGTGGGGTTATTGTCACGGACAGGGTTTTAATTTGTACTTAAatcttttagattatattgtagTCGAGTACATGGTTTAAATGGAAGTAGAGAAATTAGTATGGTCTGGTCAAAGGGAAAATTTTAGAAGCTTtgaatgctttattttttagagtGAAAATGTGATAACCCCATACTAAATTataagggtaggtagtgtatCGGATCCTACATTGCTTAGGAATTAGaagtttttactctttataatggttccaatgaaactctaattgtatcattgaatagtccttttgaagtacaAGCCTAGATGTGGCTTAGGCCTCCCTTGGGGCGTTATAGAAAATGTGTTTCTATTGGATGTTTGTAGTGTGGGTTGTTGTATGGGGAAGAAATGGAATCTAATTAGTTCCGGGGAGTATAAGAATATGCTTGGGAATAGATGAAGGACGAGATTGAGATTTGGCATTGATCAGGTGTGTctagatttgtttttttctataaaaaaaattattaatatcaatatgcGTAGCCAAGTATACTGAATGTAAACAAGAGAAAATATCTAGATAGGGAGcagaaatagatacaaggaaatcatgaacattAAACCCATGATAGGGAAATGATCTGAACAAGGCCCAAGAGGGAGAAATTAGAAACCCATCCAATCTAGACCAAGCCCGATTGGATGACCATGGGAATGATCCTCCAGTCGCCTAGGAAAAAGACGTGCCTCCCCCGATCTCTCACTTGGGAATGTTGAAGCCACCACCAATGCACCAAGGCATGTCCCACCAATTCAAGTTTGGCCCATAAACTCCGAGAAAGGCCCACTTGAAATCAATAAccaccttttttaaaaaaagcaagCCACTGTAAATTCCCCAACACACTCCTCAATATCAGTAAACTCTGAATGATCCTACGAGAAATATATTTAGTCCCTAGACATTCTAAGTTAAAATCTTCGGTTTCATAATACAACTGGTTCTGCCCTCCCTCTAGTCTTCCACCAATGCACCAAGGCATGTCCCACCAATCCAAGTTTGGCACATAAACTCTGACAAAGGCCCAATTGAAATCAATAACCacctctttttaaaaaaagcaagCCACTATAAATTCCCCAACACACTTCTCAATACCTGTAAACTCCGAATGATCCTACGAGAAATATCTTTAGTCCCTGGACATTCGAAGTTAAAATCTTGGGCTTCATAATAGAACTGGTTCTACCCACCCACTAGTCCTCTCTTAGCGTtatagttgattgcccaagtaaAGACGCTTTAACTCCTTGTTCTTCTTAGATCTTGATTTTGTTCCAAGCAAATGACCTGCCTCAATTGCAGTGAGTAGTGTTGTGAATTGGTCCTCAAACCCTCAAATGTAATCCCCACACACTGTTGTATCTTGTTAACGTTTTGCAAACCCCAATGCGATGGTGAACTAGCTATATTGTTGATTAGTGGAAGAGATATCGAGGGGACATCTTCCGCAGACAGCTCCAAATCATACACCAGGCCCTAAATATTCCTCCTCGTAAGGCACCACCGACAACGCCATCATTTCCTCCACACTATCTCTAGCATACAAATCCCGCATCTCCTCTACAACGACATTGTTGCTGTCACTACCTTGTTCGAAGCTGTGTTGACCCACCAGGTGCCTAAAGAGGTACTAAGAAATTGGTTCTCTTTGTCACGGGTGGTGGGGCCATGATAACCATTTGAAGTTTTGGGTTGGTGGCAAACCCAGAAACTCCCCCAAGTCCCAGCAATACCTCAAGTTCCTTCACCTCCAACATGGGTGTCGTCGTTTCATCAGAGAGAACATTGACCAGAGGTGTGACACTCACTGGTGATCCTTTCTATGCCCCTCTGATAGACCCACACCTCCCCCAAGCCTCAGCGttacaccattttccttcaacgCCAGCGTGGGTGCCGTCGTTTCGTCGAAGAACACTGACCAAGGGTGTAGCACTCATTCACAAACTTTTCTATGTCACCCATGGTGAAGGGCAGTCTGTTTCAACTAGCTCTATACCGATACCTGACTTAGAACCCACTTCGAATATAGATGATTAGATTTTTTACCCGATTCTCCTTTTGATCCACCACACTCTCCTTGATCTGGATATAAAAACTGGTCCAAACccaactttcttttttcctttattcGATTTTATAGAATTAGGCCCATCTCTTATCACACCCAAGCCACTCCTTTGTGTAAATGACTTATGATTCAGGCCAATCACGGGCTCCCCCTTATTGGGCCTTACATCCCCATTACCACCTcctgaaagaaaataaagtttcgCAAATAACAAGACAACTGCTGCCTTTAACTCAACAAGCTGGTTATGATCTCTTTTATGGACcgtttgggaagtgagatgatctcatctcatctcaaaatttctttcccaaacattactcaaacacaaacacttttcaatttcaaatatttaactttttcatctaaacattacctaatcattacaattttttcaaactttcaaataaaactcaaaaaacaataaaactttttcaaattataaaacaaaaataatattcaaactttataatatttttattcaattttttctctcattttccaaaattcaataatacatcttaactcaaactatttcactactattcacaaacaatttccctactattcataaaattttcatctcatttcattaccCAAACATCCCCCCCTAATGTATTTCTTTCAGCCATATTGCCATTGGGAAGACCAAAACCATCCCTTGTTATGTAAGAAACAATTCTTAAGCTTTAAAAGGAGTCAGATCCCTTCTACCTTGGGTTATGTCCATGCGTGATCTATAGTAGGGCTGCAACCCGGCCCGTCACAACCAAGTTCACACCCGATCTGACCCGCTCTATTTATGGCACCAAACCGAATCGACCCGACCCGATTAAAATAGACTCGGGTCGAACCCGTATGACCTGACctttaccaaacaaaaaaacaactaACTTTCTGCACATCGATTTATTTCAGATCTAAGCCTCAAATTACAATATCAATCTCCATCGATCTCAgattcttctcaatctcaagaaaaaaccccaaaaaacaaaaaatgaaaagagcaaATTTTGTAGAAGTCATTCGGATGCAGTCATTTGCAGAAGCGGTAGTAGCAAACAAGAATAGTAGATATTCAGTCTTCCTCCTCACCCTCATTCTCGACAATGTCTAAGTAAACATTCCTGTCCTTGTTGGAAGCAATCACCCGAAGCCAGTCCCTCACATTGTGCTTCTTCAAGTACTTGAGATACCTTTTAGAGAAGTTGTTGTCAGAGGTGATAGAGATTTTGCTCTTTTCGCGGACGATGGTGATGGATTCATAGAGAGCGCCAACCTTGCCTCCAACCTTGATCCCTGGAGGAACTTCTCAAGTGAGACAACATACATGATTTTTCCTCAACCGGCTTCGCGCAGTCAATCACGAATGTGGctcccttcttcttcccctttggtCCCACCGCTGTTGCCCCGTGACTCATTTTCGCTGTGATTCTTCACTCCACAGACACGAGAGATAAGGGAAGGGTTTTCCACTTGGGACTTGGAGTTGggggtggctagggtttgataagtttgtatttatatttggaCGGGTTGACACTAACGTAAACAACCTGCGTAACTAGTCGGGTCAGGTCGGGTCATTTTAAATGGGTCCAACGGGTTTTCGAGTAATCTGCACAGCCCTAATCTGTAGAGACTTTAGATCACTTTCACAGTTCCCCTTCCTGCCCCTATTATCAAACTGAGTCACTGAAGCATGACTCGTAGTCAAAGCTTCCGCATATGATCGCCTTGCCACCGTGGTTGCGCTCGTTTGCTTCAGCTCCATATTGTTGTTCTCATGGCCAGATGTGTTCTTCTGGCTTTCCTCCCATGACCCATCTCCATGAATGCAAAAAAACAGAGCAGCGAATCTTCATAACTAGACAACAAATTTCTCCCAACCTAGACCTTCATACCCATCTAGAATGACTAGAACACCTCGCCGACCTCCACCATATTCGGTAAGATTTAAAAATCCATCTACGTTGGAGCATCGTTGAGCCACGAAGGCTCTATTTCCTTCGCGCATGTGTTTTATGAATTCTGATTGTCTCTCCGCCTGAAACATTGCTTCCACCATAGAGACCAGCCACCGCATACCACAAAGACTCATAGCTACGGACCTCCAAACCCTTCTGCTCTCCACAATTTTTATTAAGGACCTCCATACTTATGGTGAAAACTCGAAAACTTTTGATTCCACCCAAAAGCGCACAAACTTACCCATAATAATGTGATctaaagtaagaaaaaaacGGAATGAAATAGAGAACTATTTCCGGCAATCATCACCGGAAATAGCCATCAGTGCACCCATATTACAGTCGGGTCAATATATCTAATGTATTTTGGGCCATTGGGAACTGTTATAGAATTTTCGGTATGATTTGCTTTATTCTTAAAAGCTGTGACCAGTTCTATTAACTTATAGCTTGTGTTAATTATGTTTAGGTtacaactaattttttgcttgaCATGGCTGTGAGGCAATTCAATGGTATTAACAAGTTCAGGGAAGCTGTgctcctatgctagatttttctaaaattaattgaggttgatttttgagaaacttgcatgttttgctatgaaacTACCCCAGTTATTTTTCTGTGCTTCTCTCTATATCTAGATATCTGAATTGAACTTGTCATGAATGGTGTAGAAATGAGTACTTTTTCCACGAAGTGTTTTCTACAGCAAATTGTGAAAATGATCTCTATATTGATGATGTAGTCACTTGGCTTCCAAGTTTAATAGAGAATTCCACCACTCTTTCTTAGCCGGCAAGATGCACAACCTTGCCACGAGGGTAAACATGACCTCTGATACTGATACTGTTACTATTACTGTTTCTGCCTTTGCTTAAAGGTTATGGTGCTTTCTGATTTTTCTGTTaaagatttttatgaaattcaGCTTTGTTGTTTTGGCAATTTTGCATTCTCTGCAAAGGTACTAGCTCCTGTCTTGACACTAGTATGCATTCACTGCTTACTAAGTCCATGGACTCACTTGTTTATTTCCTAACTTTTTTTCCGATGACATTACTGATCGTGTCGGTATCAGCAATAGATGGCATGAGGGCAGGATTAGAATAGTGGTGAGATAAGTGTCAAGTGGCACCAGAGTTTTGTCAGATTTAAGAGaatatttattgtttaatttattcTCCTTGGATGAACTTTTGAGAAATAATGACGGTgtcattaataaattttttatttaagttcttacTATTATTGATTTCGGTTAAAAGGACTCACCCCTGGGTAGGAAGTGTGATAGTGGAGTCTCGGGCTCAATTCCCATGTGTTTATCAAAAGGCAGGGAGGGAGAAGGCCCTTTTGGAGAAATTTGTGAAGGGCATAATGTCAACTCTAAATAAAATGTGACTAACAAATAAATTAGTTAACACAGACCTGAAGGCGGGCAAGAACTTTTTCTTGAGAGGCTTTCTCAGCCTTTGCATCCTTGGCCTTTTTACTTTCTGCATCATTCTGCTTACTTTCTTTGCTTTCAAAAATGTACCTGAACACAACAGGATGCCTGTGTCAGAAAAGCAAATCATATGAAATAAAACAGGATTTTTAATTGAGGTAGCTTACAAAAGCTACAGAAACACACCGATGATGCCGGAAGAATATAAAGTCTCGTTGATTGTGGAATGTGACAACTCGCCGACCACGAAAATTGGGATCTTGGGGGAAAAGTGTCTGTATTAATCTAAAGgtaacaaaataataaagaaatctaTCAAGGACAGAGACTTGAAAAACACTAACATCTTGATTAATTGGAACACAGGTATAGGACATGAAAACAAAGATGCGCTCAACTTATTCAATTAAATT
This window of the Juglans regia cultivar Chandler chromosome 12, Walnut 2.0, whole genome shotgun sequence genome carries:
- the LOC109001329 gene encoding uncharacterized protein LOC109001329, with product MFLYLLDQCHRSHHKDIPSKRRNRQANTMIRQPLPPPHSAFQPEWAVSEDVRVKFFKCVRWQLEETMDPIDCPYHYFCDSNYPGNYPPAVDILVFLFTLASYLTTLVIMVMDISRRGQPSLGQSKRYLLPSGPVSLPVILLTLAKGHRIDAVFPLSSVGPAILQLVHISALTFDHGANKDLKYAFFEASTISGILHASLYLDSILLPYYTGFDALVTSTFSGECASCVCRNDVLIVGGLLVSYRGWSLTTFSVVGVLCLRMVCRLCGEKTANIILIRPWLESVAWILILMDSVHLVTNSPPERPTLRLAAFGGIFVLICLHVLKRACTLMIEWNTKWKE